A genomic region of Metopolophium dirhodum isolate CAU chromosome 1, ASM1992520v1, whole genome shotgun sequence contains the following coding sequences:
- the LOC132933865 gene encoding COP9 signalosome complex subunit 4-like translates to MTISVDEVSYELHLIFDSSLSDIQRIERCRNLVNTIITTWSPNLVETLKEVVEFFAQDDVHLFVSRQMLSDFCLRILPWLSDSQSKIMAQFMRKEMQPRAVHFEFHLSIVCNHLSCIYEKEENWKEAANLLASIPAESYYRFSVDFELELYMKIARLYMEDDEPLLAEPYVKKASVLQFETTNNDLHLNYKVCYARMLNFRLKFIEAALEYHELSNCQSFGESERLIALKNALVCTILSFTGNYRTQLLKLFFNDERCKLLIRLKILKNLYMVRFIKPNEINEIETMLMPHQKAKTIYGTTLLIEAIAEHNIQSIRILHQNIKIESFANLLGFHPYEAKLIAARMIFEGRIEGSIDEANGLITFNPQKPDQLQSWHKKIESMKTQLNRMNELLLENSSVQKVEEDQTDV, encoded by the exons ATGACGATCTCCGTCGACGAAGTCAGTTATGAGTTGCATCTCATCTTTGACTCGTCTTTGTCCGACATTCAACGAATTGAAag GTGTAGGAATCTGGTGAACACCATAATTACAACATGGTCGCCCAATTTGGTAGAAACGTTGAAAGAAGTCGTCGAATTCT TTGCTCAGGATGACGTCCACTTGTTCGTATCCCGACAGATGCTTTCCGATTTCTGTTTGCGGATCTTACCCTGGTTGTCGGATTCACAGTCTAAAATAATGGCTCAATTCATGCGGAAAGAA atgcAACCGAGGGCGGTTCATTTTGAGTTTCATTTGTCCATTGTCTGTAATCATTTATCGTGCATTTACGAGAAAGAGGAAAATTGGAAAGAAGCAGCAAATTTGTTGGCCAGCATCCCAGCAGAATCGTATTACAG attTTCAGTTGATTTTGAATTggaattatatatgaaaattgcaCGTTTGTACATGGAAGATGACGAGCCATTGCTAGCAGAACCTTACGTCAAAAAAGCTTCAGTGTTGCAA tttgaaacaacaaataatgatcttcatttaaattataaagtttgtTATGCACGAATGTTGAATTTCCGTTTGAAATTTATTGAGGCAGCACTAGAATATCATGAATTGTCGAACTGCCAATCATTCGGAGAAAGTGAACGTTTGATCGCATTGAAGAATGCACTTGTCTGTACGATATTATCATTTACTG GTAACTATCGAACTCAGTTGCTGAAATTATTCTTCAATGATGAAAGATGTAAACTCTTGATAAGActaaaaattctgaaaaatcTATACATGGTTCGTTTTATTAAACCTAACGAAATAAATGAAATCGAAACAATGTTGATGCCACATCAAAAAGCCAAAACAatttatg GCACCACTCTATTGATTGAAGCCATAGCGGAACATAACATTCAATCGATCAGAATacttcatcaaaatataaaaattgaatcatTTGCCAATTTATTGGGATTTCATCCATATGAAGCTAAATTAATAGCAGCAAGAATGATATTCGAAGGGCGCATAGAAGGTTCAATTGATGAGGCAAAtggtttaataacatttaatc CCCAAAAACCAGACCAATTACAATCTTGGCATAAGAAAATTGAATCTATGAAAACTCAGTTAAATCGTATGAATGAACTCTTATTGGAAAACAGTTCGGTACAGAAAGTTGAGGAAGATCAAACAGATGTTTAA